A genome region from bacterium includes the following:
- a CDS encoding thermonuclease family protein: MSQVVDGDTFVGQRGRYRLIGIDTPELDHHDKSQPGAQRAWEALRQLIPPGSQVRVEVARNQPALYGRMPCYLYAKDSVSGNELCVNKLLVEEGLARATNFQPYHPKMQEFVQSALDAISQRKGLWNALYNPKPQPRILSVQAERSVAGSVDERVNFSLA, encoded by the coding sequence GTGAGTCAGGTGGTGGACGGCGATACTTTTGTTGGTCAGCGCGGGCGTTACCGGTTGATCGGAATCGATACACCGGAACTGGACCATCACGACAAATCACAGCCGGGAGCGCAGAGGGCCTGGGAAGCTCTTCGTCAACTGATCCCGCCAGGGTCGCAGGTCCGGGTGGAGGTAGCTCGAAACCAGCCGGCACTTTATGGCCGCATGCCCTGTTACCTCTACGCGAAGGATTCGGTCTCGGGAAACGAACTCTGTGTCAACAAACTCCTCGTGGAAGAAGGTCTGGCGCGCGCAACCAACTTTCAACCGTACCACCCGAAAATGCAGGAATTCGTTCAATCCGCCCTGGACGCCATTTCGCAAAGGAAGGGCCTCTGGAACGCCCTCTACAATCCCAAACCGCAACCGAGGATTCTCTCCGTCCAAGCGGAGAGATCCGTAGCAGGCAGCGTCGACGAGCGCGTCAACTTCTCGCTGGCCTAA